The DNA sequence TTCGGCACAATCCCGCTTCCCATCGTTTTGACAACCTCGCCCCCTCCGAGCCAGGCGCCAAGGAATACGGCGGCTCCGCACAGCAGGAGAGCAGTCTTTCGGCTTTTGATGGATCCTGATCCGTATGCAATCCCCATCGAGGCAGCTGCCCCGCTTGCTCCTATATTCATGGCAAAGAATAGTCCAATGGTCATTGCTATTGCTGCAAGCATGGTCATGCCCCCCTTTCACCCGGAATGCAGGCCGCATTCCGTCTTGCCGGTCCCAGCCCACCTGCCTGCCCTGCTGTCCCCGCCAACTCCTGCAGCCCTTGTACAGGGAAAGCATCCAATGCTTGGATACCCATTGTCATGGAGGTTATTATATGGGAGATCTTTTTTACGGATATGCTCCCAAACTTCCTCCCAAGTCCAGTGAATAAGAGGGCAGATTTTTACATTTTGAAATTTGCTGTCCTTGTTTAAAAATTGCGCCCCAGCCCTGGATGCAGACTGATCCCTCCTCAGCCCGGAAATCCAGGCGATTTTGTCTTTCATGGCTTCCTGGAGCGGAATGATCTTCCGGATGCTGCAGCAGCGGTCCGGCTCTCTTTTCCACAGTGCCGGTCCATAGGCTTCCCGCTGGTCATCCAAAGAAAGGGAAGGAAGCTTCCTTTCAATATTCAGCTCCGGAAAACGCTCCTGCACCCTTTCAATGACCTCATAGGTTTCCGGAAAATGGAGCCCGGTATCCAGGAAAATAATATGGGCATCAGGCTTTATCCCTGTGATAAGATCAATCAGTACAATCGCCTCAGCCCCGAAGCTTGAGGCGTAGCTGATATCTTGCGGGCTGTAATGGCTATAGGCCCATTCCAGCACTTTTTGTGCTCCTTTGAATCCATCGTTTTCAGGGAATGATGGCGGTTCCCAGCTGGTGTATGTTACGGTGGTGCTCATTTCAGTGCTCCTTTCATGGTGCCTTCTGTTTTTTGACTGATTTTTAACAAGAAAAAAGGCAGCCTTCCTCCCGCTTTTGGGAAAAAGACCGCCTCTAGTTTGTCTAGTCAGCGCGCTTTATTAGATTGAAGGCGAACCTTTTCATTCTTCTCAATTTGAATGACCTTGCCATCCTGCACCACAAGTGTGATGCTTCCAAACTTTACAGACTGCAGCATCCTTTGCAGATGTGCGGCCACTTCCTCCCAATCAGCATGCTTCAGATCGGCTCGCCTCCTTTTTGAATGGCTGGGATGGGGACAAGGAGGAAAAAGAAAACGCCTTTTCCAACAGGAAAAGGCGCATTTCGCATACTTGCACCTTATCTCCCAAAATGCTGGACATTTTGCTGGAATTGGCACCTTGCTTTTAGCAGGTTGCCGGGCTTCGATGGGCCAGTCCCTCAGCCACTCTAGATAAGTGATATAATCAGGAGCGTTTGCTCTGATTTATTTTATTGAAATTAATCCTACCATACCCATATGATTTGTCAACGAGTTAACGAAAAGTTTTCTAATAATTTTTTTAATTAGGAAAATATGCTCATTTTATCTGATTCTCAAATTCCCACTCCTCTTTCCCGATTAAATAAAGAACCAGCAGGATGTCTTCCAGCTGCCTGAATGACTTTCGTTCCGGATCGATATCGAGCTTTGGCAGGAGTGAATAAGAAAGTTTTTTTGTGAGCTCTTCTCTTTTGCCTATAGGGAGCTGGAGCAGCCTCTCACTATAGGTCTTTAAAAGCTTCCACTCCTCGGCGCCAATCTTCCTGACAGTCCACTCGTCCATATATATATCTTCCTTTTTCAGGCCTCTTTCCTGGATTTCTTTTTCAATCCCGGTCATTTTACCCGGCTTCTTCTTTTTCCGTTCATGCACGACCACTGTCCCGGCAGCCAGATCGCCGACCCGTTTATGCCTGGAATGAAAAAATACCATCAGAATGCCAAGCAGATAGTACACCGGCAGGGAGTCTATGATGCGGAGGAGATTTCGGATAAAGCTTGAGAGCAATGTGATGCTCTGGCCGTTATCCTGAATGACCCTTATTCCCATGATCTTTTTCCCCAGTGTCCTTCCTGCCCAAAAATATTCCAATACAAAAAAATATCCCCAGTTGACCAGAAAAAGGCAAATTAGCATAATGGCGAACGGCCATGAAAGAAAAGTATCATCAAGAAAGAATGCTGCGGCACTGGAAGCATAAAAAGCAAATAAAAGAATGCTCGCCAGATTGAATACCATAAGGATCAGCTGATCGATGATGAGGGCCCCGGCCCTGCTGCCAAGTCCGGCAGGCTGGAATTGAAGCGATACAAATTCAGGTGTTTTGATAAGAATTGTTTCTGTTTGCATGATGCACCCCATTTCCTGGAAGTTTTGCCTGTATCTCACTCTCCCTATGATTTATAATGGAGATACAACTTTTATGGTTACAGGCAGGTGATTAGATTGAATAGTAAACAGTTCATCAAGCAGCATCGGGAAAACTGGCAGGAGCTCGAGGAGCTGCTCGCCAGGATGAAAAGACGAAAAGCCGCAGGAACTGATTTGGCCCGGTTTGACAGGCTGTATCAGAAAGCAGCACAGAATCTTTCATTCTCCCGGACTTTCTTTCCAGACGAAGAAGTGACTTTTTATTTAAATGATCTTGTCGCAAAGGCGCATAATCTTTTATATAAAAGCCAATCCTCCAGTATGGCCCAGCTGAAAGATTTCTTCCAGATCAAGTTTGTGCGGCTATTGTTCGAGCAATGGAAATTTGTCGTTGCCAGCATGCTCCTTTTCACATTGGGCGGTTTGGGGAGTTTCTTTGCTGTGATCCATGATCCGCTTTCAATCCATTCGATTCTCCCGGCCGAGATGTCCGGGGCAATTGATCCCCAGAGGCTCGGCGAGAATGAAGGTGCGGTCGATTCTGCGGTCATGTCAGCAAGCATCATGACCAATAATATCCGTGTCGCAATCCTCGCATTTGCCGGCGGTATCACCTTTGGGATTTTGACCGTTTATCTTATGATTTATAATGGCATCATTGTAGGCGCCATTGCCGGCCTGTTTTGGTCTCACGGAAAATCTTATGAATTCTGGGCCTATATTGTCCCCCATGGGATGATAGAGCTTACCGCGATATTCATCGCGGGCGGAGCCGGCCTGCTTATGGGATATAAGCTTCTGGTCCCGGGCAGATACTCCCGGGGCTATCAGCTGAAAACCAAGGCAAAAAGGTCGGTTCAGCTGCTACTGGGAACTATTCCGCTCTTCATCATCGCCGGATTGATCGAGGGGTTTATCACCCCTTCCCCGCTCCCGCTGGAAATGAAGTATATGGCTGCCTTCCTGACGGTCCT is a window from the Bacillus infantis NRRL B-14911 genome containing:
- a CDS encoding phosphoadenylyl-sulfate reductase codes for the protein MSTTVTYTSWEPPSFPENDGFKGAQKVLEWAYSHYSPQDISYASSFGAEAIVLIDLITGIKPDAHIIFLDTGLHFPETYEVIERVQERFPELNIERKLPSLSLDDQREAYGPALWKREPDRCCSIRKIIPLQEAMKDKIAWISGLRRDQSASRAGAQFLNKDSKFQNVKICPLIHWTWEEVWEHIRKKDLPYNNLHDNGYPSIGCFPCTRAAGVGGDSRAGRWAGTGKTECGLHSG
- a CDS encoding YezD family protein — protein: MAAHLQRMLQSVKFGSITLVVQDGKVIQIEKNEKVRLQSNKAR
- a CDS encoding RDD family protein, with amino-acid sequence MQTETILIKTPEFVSLQFQPAGLGSRAGALIIDQLILMVFNLASILLFAFYASSAAAFFLDDTFLSWPFAIMLICLFLVNWGYFFVLEYFWAGRTLGKKIMGIRVIQDNGQSITLLSSFIRNLLRIIDSLPVYYLLGILMVFFHSRHKRVGDLAAGTVVVHERKKKKPGKMTGIEKEIQERGLKKEDIYMDEWTVRKIGAEEWKLLKTYSERLLQLPIGKREELTKKLSYSLLPKLDIDPERKSFRQLEDILLVLYLIGKEEWEFENQIK
- a CDS encoding stage II sporulation protein M, which gives rise to MNSKQFIKQHRENWQELEELLARMKRRKAAGTDLARFDRLYQKAAQNLSFSRTFFPDEEVTFYLNDLVAKAHNLLYKSQSSSMAQLKDFFQIKFVRLLFEQWKFVVASMLLFTLGGLGSFFAVIHDPLSIHSILPAEMSGAIDPQRLGENEGAVDSAVMSASIMTNNIRVAILAFAGGITFGILTVYLMIYNGIIVGAIAGLFWSHGKSYEFWAYIVPHGMIELTAIFIAGGAGLLMGYKLLVPGRYSRGYQLKTKAKRSVQLLLGTIPLFIIAGLIEGFITPSPLPLEMKYMAAFLTVLGLLFYAWSGWLLDQKRKRLVHPLQAP